Below is a window of Vibrio sp. SS-MA-C1-2 DNA.
AAAGTGAAACCCGTAACCGTCGTGATACCGACTCTGTGTATATGATAGCGACAACTTCAGAGCTAACACTTTTAAAACCATTTATTGATGTTGCAATTAGCCCTGACGCTACCAAGCCTAAACTTTATAGTAGCTCGCGTGGTTATAGTAATAATCTATCACCAGAGCAGATTAAAGAACTTTCAGGTGTCAGCTTTACTGAGATTCCATTAGTCGTTAAATCGGTGACAGATATGACACCATTGCGTGATGCCAGTATCGCCTTAGCAAGGCTACGTGCAATGGGGATGGATACTTACCTACTGACTAATCATCTTAGTCAAATGAAAATTTCACCCGATTTAACATTACCGGGTGAGACGGGGAAGCTCACCCTCAATGATCAGTGTGTCGTTCAGCGTCAAATGAGTTGGGTTCAATATACTGGAGAAACGATTGCTCCGATGGCACAGCCGTAAGCTCGGTCAACACTATGAACAACAAGCCCTTGAATACTTACAGTCTCAAGGGCTGATTTTTATTGAGCGAAATTTTCATAGCCGATTTGGCGAAATAGATCTTATTTGTCAGCACCATAACACGTTAGTCTTTATTGAAGTTAAATACCGCAAATCAAATCGCTATGGTTCTGCCCTTGAATCAGTGACTCCGACAAAACTTAAAAAACTCTATAAAACCGCCCTCTATTGGCTGCAGAAAAATCGCTATTCTGCAACAAATAGCAGCTTACGTTTCGATCTTGTTGCTATTGAAGGAAATCCATCTAAAATAACATGGTTACAAAACATTATGATAGAAGGGTAAGTCCATGCTAGATAGCATTAAAGCAACATTTACAGAGAGTATTCAAACTCAAATATCTGCAGCCGAAGCACTGCCTGATGTTTTATCCAAAGCGACTCACGTTCTGGTCGCCAGCTTACTAAATGGTAATAAAATTATCTGTTGTGGTAACGGTGGTTCTGCTGCTAATGCTCAACAATTTGTTTCTTGCCTTCTTAATCGTTTTGAAACTGAACGACCAAGCCTACCAGCAATGGCACTCACCGCCGATACCGTAACCTTAACTGCCGTTGCTAATGACTATAATTACGACGAGATTTTTGCCAAACAGGTGAGAGCATTAGGCCACCCTGGCGATATTCTTCTTGCTATCTCAACTAGCGGTAATAGCCGTGATGTATTAAAAGCGATGGAAGCGGCAGTAACTCGTGATATGAAAATTATCGCGCTGACGGGTATGGATGGTGGTGAGATGGCAGGGTTACTCGGGGAGCAAGATGTTGAAATTCGCGTTCCATCACACCGTGTATCTCGTATTCAAGAGAGCCATATGCTTATTGTTCATTGCCTCAGTGATCTTATCGATCAAATTATCTTCCCAACCCACGATGGAGAGTAACGAGTGAAGAAACTCATTGCGATTGTCCTTTTAGCCTCCACATTACAAGGGTGTGTTGGTGTATTAGTTGCAGGCGCAGCAACCTCAACTGCAGTTATTGCGACGGATCCCCGTTCAACGAAACGCCAAACACAAGATCAACAAATTGAATTCAACATTACTGGTCTTACGGCAAAGGCTCCGTATCAAAATAAAGCAAGGGTAACCAGTGTCAGCTATAACGGCACCGTCTACCTCTTTGGTCAAACGGTACACCAAAACTTAAGTCAGCAGGTGGAACGTCAGGTTAGAGGGATGGATCATGTGAACATTGTCCATAATCAGATCCGGAATACCAAGCCAGTGTCGATTGCTCAAATCAGTCAAGACTCATGGATCACCACCAAGATTAAAAGTAAATTCTTAGCGAATGAAGAGCTAAAGAGTATCAAAATAAAAGTAGTCACAGAAGATCAAGAGGTTTTCTTGATTGGTGATATTACTGCTCCTCAGTCAAAAATAGCGATTGAAATTACCCGTAATGTTGATGGAGTAAAACAGGTGATTAATGCCTTTACGATTATTCAATAATTAGCAAAATCGTCTTATGAAAAGAAACTAAAAACAAAAAACGCAGCTCTTTAGGCTGCGTTTTTTATTTTTAATATCGATAACCATTAAGGCTAGCAATACTTATTGACGGCTACTTAACGACTCGAAGTGAAGGACGTCCTTTAGGAGGTGAAGGTGGTGGTGGTGGTGTATCGTCACCATCCTCATCACTATCATCAAGTTCTGTCGCTTCAACAACATGAACACTACTTACTGGAGCTTCAGATTGAGGCTCCTCATAGTTGACATCAATCTCTTCATAGCCTGGTTCTGGTTCAAACATCGTCCCAGCACCATTCTCTCGTGCATAGAGAGCCATAACGGCATACATTGGCACCATTACATTCTGCGGACGACCGCTAAAGCGAGCGTTGAATTGAACTGCATCATCAGAGATAAGCAAATTACCTACCGCTCTTGGTGCAATATTCAATACAATTTGACCATCGCTAACAAATTCCATCGGAACTTGAACACCCGGAAGTGTCGCATCAGCAACAAGGTGTGGTGTTAAGTCGTTATCGACAATCCAATCATAAAAAGCTCGCACTAAATATGGTCGGCGCGGAGTCATTTTATCAATATCCATTACTGTCCAGCTAATCTCATTTCGCGTTCAGCTTCAGTTAGTGAAGCTAAGAATGAGTCACGTTCAAATACGCGAGCCATATACGCTTTCACTTCTTTAGCACCAGCACCAACTAGCTCAACGCCGTAGTCAGGTAGACGCCATAGTAGTGGAGCCAAATAACAGTCAACCAAGCTAAACTCATCACTCATAAAGTAAGTGAACTCAGCAAAGATTGGAGCAAGTGCAAGCAGTTCTTCACGTAGACGTTTACGCGCTTGTTCTGCTTCAGTTGCATTGCCTTTCTTAATTTTTTCAGCCAGTGAGTACCAGTTGTTTTCGATGCGATACATCATTAAACGACTATTACCGCGAGCAACAGGGTACACAGGCATCAATGGTGGATGAGGGAAACGCTCATCAAGGTATTCCATGATGATACGAGACTCATAAAGTGCAAGCTCACGATCTACTAATGTAGGAACTGATTTATACGGATTAAGTGCAATTAAATCTGCAGGTAGATTATTAGGATCGACGATCTCGATCTCAACACTAACCCCTTTCTCCGCTAGAACGATACGAACCTGATGACTATAGATATCAGAAGCATCTGAAAACATAGTCATTACAGAGCGTTTGTTGGCAGCTACAGCCATTAACCCCTCCAAATTTCTCTCAAAAATACCGAATAGATGGTCAACAAAAAATAATGGAGACAATAAAGTCTCCATTATGCGACCCTAACCTATAAGATTAACCGATCAATGGACATCACGCCAATATTCTTTCTTAAGTAATACCGTTAAGATGAAAAATATTGCTAAAAATCCTAAAACCCACCAACCCATTGCGTTACGTTCAAGCTGAGAAGGATCGCCAGAGTACTCTAAGAAGTTAACGATATCGCGAACCGATTGATCGTACTCTTCTTGGTTAAGTTCACCACGACCATCCGTTGTGATCTTAGTTACCTCTGTTTCAACACCATCAACCATCACTTTGTCATGAGTTAAGGTTGGAACACCTTGTAACTCTTCAAGTGCATGTGGCATCCCTACATTTGGGAACAAGGTGTTGTTAACACCAAATGGACGACTTGGATCTGAGTAGAAAGAGCGTAAATAAGTGTATAACCAATCAGCGCCACGAACTCGTGCAACTAATGTTAAGTCAG
It encodes the following:
- a CDS encoding YraN family protein, with translation MLRWHSRKLGQHYEQQALEYLQSQGLIFIERNFHSRFGEIDLICQHHNTLVFIEVKYRKSNRYGSALESVTPTKLKKLYKTALYWLQKNRYSATNSSLRFDLVAIEGNPSKITWLQNIMIEG
- a CDS encoding phosphoheptose isomerase, whose translation is MLDSIKATFTESIQTQISAAEALPDVLSKATHVLVASLLNGNKIICCGNGGSAANAQQFVSCLLNRFETERPSLPAMALTADTVTLTAVANDYNYDEIFAKQVRALGHPGDILLAISTSGNSRDVLKAMEAAVTRDMKIIALTGMDGGEMAGLLGEQDVEIRVPSHRVSRIQESHMLIVHCLSDLIDQIIFPTHDGE
- a CDS encoding BON domain-containing protein, which gives rise to MKKLIAIVLLASTLQGCVGVLVAGAATSTAVIATDPRSTKRQTQDQQIEFNITGLTAKAPYQNKARVTSVSYNGTVYLFGQTVHQNLSQQVERQVRGMDHVNIVHNQIRNTKPVSIAQISQDSWITTKIKSKFLANEELKSIKIKVVTEDQEVFLIGDITAPQSKIAIEITRNVDGVKQVINAFTIIQ
- the sspB gene encoding ClpXP protease specificity-enhancing factor — encoded protein: MDIDKMTPRRPYLVRAFYDWIVDNDLTPHLVADATLPGVQVPMEFVSDGQIVLNIAPRAVGNLLISDDAVQFNARFSGRPQNVMVPMYAVMALYARENGAGTMFEPEPGYEEIDVNYEEPQSEAPVSSVHVVEATELDDSDEDGDDTPPPPPSPPKGRPSLRVVK
- the sspA gene encoding stringent starvation protein SspA, translating into MAVAANKRSVMTMFSDASDIYSHQVRIVLAEKGVSVEIEIVDPNNLPADLIALNPYKSVPTLVDRELALYESRIIMEYLDERFPHPPLMPVYPVARGNSRLMMYRIENNWYSLAEKIKKGNATEAEQARKRLREELLALAPIFAEFTYFMSDEFSLVDCYLAPLLWRLPDYGVELVGAGAKEVKAYMARVFERDSFLASLTEAEREMRLAGQ
- a CDS encoding cytochrome c1; translated protein: MKKIIVMLFALLPTLVFAAGGSHVHLDQANNDLTDKASLQRGAKLFMNYCFACHSTQYQRYGRIADDLDISPKLMKENLIFDQNAKIGDLMENAIPDEMAAKWFGTLPPDLTLVARVRGADWLYTYLRSFYSDPSRPFGVNNTLFPNVGMPHALEELQGVPTLTHDKVMVDGVETEVTKITTDGRGELNQEEYDQSVRDIVNFLEYSGDPSQLERNAMGWWVLGFLAIFFILTVLLKKEYWRDVH